CTCCAGCAGGTAATCCTCCCAAAGTCCAAGATCGATCAAGTTCTTTCGGATACGGGCCATACCGGCAGGTGCACAATCCTCCACAGGCTCGGGGAATCGCACAAGACAGATAATTTGTGCGTCGGTAGAGTCAAccagggtcttgaggaggaaagCACCAAGGTAACCGGTGACACCAGTAAGGAGGATAGTCTCGGCATCCTTGAGGGCACGCATAGGGGTACCGTTGCCCTGGATGTCGTCGGGGAGAATAGAGTCTGCGCGAAGAACAGCTGGGAGATCAGCCTGTACAGCAGCAGTGTGACCGTCGCGGGCTGCCTTGATTGCTGCAACATGTCCTTCCAGAGTAGGAGTTCCAGCCAAAGGAGCCAGAGGGACAGGGAAGCCAAAGGTCTTGGTGAGACGTCCAGCAAGGTCAGCAAGAGCCAAAGAGTGACCACCCAAGTCGAAAAAGTCATGCTTTGGTGTGATGACGTTGACAGGCATGTTGAGCGATGCAGCCCACAGCTGAAGGACGGTCTcagtcttgaccttgatgttctgCTCCTTTTTGGGGACAGGTCTGGGCGATCTCGGTGATGGAGGCACAGGCAGAGCCTTGAGATCTGTCTTGCCAGAGACGCCGTGTGTAGGTAGCTCGTCCACTTCAACCCAGATAGTGGGGATCATGTAGTGAGCAAGGTGGTCAGTGAGAGCACGTCGAGCAACGGGACTGTATCCGTAGTCGTCGATGAGAGGAATGGTTCGATCTCGAGACTCGCTCTTTTCGCGGACGATGTAAGCAACAATCTGTCGCTCCAAGCCCTCGCCGTGAGCTACAACCGCACAATCGCGAACAGCAAGATGCTTTCGAATGGCGCTCTCAACAGCGCTGGGCTGAACAGTGTAACCACGAGTCTTAATCATACCGCCAACTCGCCCGGTAATCTCCAAAAGTCCATTGGGAAGAATGCGGGCCAAATCGCCGGTTCTGTACATGCGAGCGTCCTTGTCTCCAGCAAAGGGGTCCATTTGGAATGCCTTGGCTGTTGTTTCTGGCAGGTTGAGGTATCCTCGTGCCAGAAGACTACCACCAACGTAGAGCTCGCCGCTCACGCCAGATTCAACTCTGTTGCCAGCCTCATCGAGGACGTAGGTATGCTCGGGGTCTGTAGGGAGACCTACGGGGCACACTTGTGTGTCGTAATCAACAAAAGTCTTGATGTCGCCAACAGCAACCTCGTGCGTCTCACAGGCACTGTAGACATTGAGAAGGCGTGTTTCGGGGAGAGCATCCACGGCACGGCGAACAAGGTCAGTGCTGACAACCTCGCCGTTCAACCAGAGAGAGCGAAGTTGAGGGAGCTTCTGGCCGAGCTTAGGGTGTTGGGAGAGGACTGTGGCCAAAAGTGTGGGAGTCATGAGGGTATCAGTGATGCgctttgaagaaagaagctcaacgagAGCAACAGGGTCGTAACTGGCGTGGTCAGGAATGGCGACAGTAGTGGCACCTCGAATAAGAGGTCGAAGCATCTCCCAGATAAAAAAGACATTGCAGGCCACTCTGTCACCGGGCTGAAGGTCGTTGACGGCGAATCGCAAGTCATATGAGCGGATAGCGGCTCTGTGGGGGTTCATGATACCCTTGGGCTTGCCAGTGGTACCAGAAGAGTACGAAACAAAGAGCAATCgctcaacatcgtcatcctcggggAGTGACCGTCTCTCGGTCAAATGGGGTGAAGATTCTCCTCGAGCCTGCTTGTCGGGGCTGTCGACAACAATAACAGGAGTTTCAGATGTGAGGTTGCTGGAGTGCTCCAATTGGGTGAGAATGACAGTTGGCTTTGCGTCTTCGATGACATCTCGTAGCAGACCAGAAGGGTAGGCGACCTCGAGGACCAAAAAGGCACCACCAGCTCTGAGGGTAGCAAGAGCGGCGATAACGTAATCAGCACTTCTGCCCATGAGAACACCGACCAGATCATCGCGACCAACACCGTAGTCACGTAATCGCTCAGCTAGAGCCCAGGTTTCTCTGTCGAGCTCTGCGTATGTGAGGGATCTTTTGTCATCTTCCAGAGCCACGGCGTCGGGGGTGGCTGAGGCCTGCTGCTCAAAGAGAGCAGCGAGATCCTTGTTCACATCAATGATTGCCATGATGTTGTGTATGTGTATGAATTATGAATGAcagtagaagaagagaagTGTGTAGGTGGTcttaaagataaagatggcAAGAGCGGTGGGTGGGTCACGCGACCAGCCTGCACCTGCAGAAGTCGAGACTAGGAGGAGATGTCGGTGACGGGTCCGGTAATATCCCAGGCCCAGGGCAGTCCCCAACAATTATTGCTACAGAGTGGCGGAGCAGACGAATCCTTTTCTGGGGGCAAGGCTAAGTATGGGGTTTCCAGCGGAAGTAGATCGAATTAAATAGAACAATTAGTTTCTCTCTGCCGTAGGTGAAGAACAAGTTGGCCTCAAAAGAGCCTCGTATATATTTTTGAGGGTCTCGCGGGGTCAAATAAGGTAGTGGGATGAGGCGTCGTCTGTGCTGTCGAGTACGTAACCCCGGTCTTGAAACGAAACAATCAAGATActgaaggtgaagaagggtATTACAGTGCTATTGGGCTTGTGAATAAGACACAAATGTGTAAAAACAGGACAATTGGAAGCAGACTGTCGCATTTTATTTACGACTGGTACTGTACATCACTGTTAGGAAGAACCCCCACGGAGAATTAGCTGTCGATGATTGGGCCAGGGCCGAGTTATACCGCTAGATCTAGACACCTTTCAGGCATAGCTGCCCGCCAATTTGGGGACCTGGGGGAGTCTACAGAGGGGAGTCTACGTGGAGGGGGACAGAttggaggtgttgatgtttcCATGATTCAGTCAGATAATTCCATGTCTTTATTAAGAGTGATTGATATAGCTGTCAAGATGATATTCGTTTcattgagattgagtatcTGAAAAGGCTTGTGCTCGTATTATACCCTGTTGATTGCCTCTCAACCAAACAGCTGGGCCACTTTCACATGCTGAAAACAATGTTTTGTCCACTATAACACCCCTGTCGCCCCTGTCGAGCTAACATTGTAGGGTAACCTTGAGCGTGCAAACTCCAGCAATACGATAAATTAAAGGATACGATAACTCATGTCATTGGAATACGATAGAACCAATTCGATGTCTCAATATACGGGCTGGTATTCTACTTTTTATCGTATCAACAAAAATAGAATAACCGTGGCAGAGAAATGTGCTGCAGAAGGAGGATATGCACAATGTGTTAATCCCAGCCACTTCACTCGAATCTTTGCCTCAGTTCCAATCACCCACACATTAATTGCGggattaattaagttatcGACTACAGAACATGTGGAAACTGGCACACTCTTCGGATCTCGCAGGGCAAATCAGTCTCTATTCCTCAAGGCATCGCGATTCTCCCCGTCTTGACTGCCCTGATTGGCGCCGACGACCCGAAGTAGAGGGGTCGGACCATCGCCGCCACCGTTGAGCATTGCCCTATTGACTCTCGTGCATGACGCTCGGGGAGTCTGTTTCTTGGAGGGCTGACGAATTAAATCTGTTTGACGGTGAGCTTGTTCCGGGGAGCGAGGGGGATTGGAGTCTTGGCTACAGAGGGGTCGAATGTCATGCAGAGTAAAGTAGAGCAAAGACGCGCAAGTCAGTTCTGTTCTTGACAAATGCCTTGGGTACGTACTGTAGATTTTATCAGTAAAGACAGAAGAAATGACGAGGGTGGTATTGGGGCCTCGGGTGTCCTGCATCTCACTCTGTCTTGATGGCTGCATCTTCCATGAAAAAgaaggttgtcaagaaggcttggCAGACGACGTCAACCACTTTACTGCAAAGAGCCTACAGAGACCAATGGCAACCTGCAAACCTCAAGCAGAGATTTAAACCCATTATCACTGGTCTGCAGAACGAGACTTAATTGTGCATGCTTCTTAGCGGTGCTTCGCATGAACCatgcctcagggtatcagaaaaattagccgctagaagcatgagagacgaaattagtagaccagcttatgctacttagactatggtctttaggctatttcgttttgtaacctaagactcaggaggtcaacttttctgctacccagtagccatGCTTGACTGTTGTTCTGTAACTGGCCAGGGACTAACATTAACGCTGTCTTCTAATCCCAAGACTGAAAAATAAATGATCCATCAGGGTAGGCTAAAATGGCACAAACCGACCTACTAAATTATCTCCAACGCCTTCCACCAGCCATGGACAGAAGTCTTGCATGTTGAAGGGGCGGTCTGATGGTATCTATGTCAAGCGCGATACCTCTTTCAGCCACATAAATGTATTTTACGAATGACTAGTCCATGGTAGCGACGTAGTGTCCATAGTTGTAGTGATACTCGCTATAGAAGTGCCCCAGATGACCCATGTATCTTGTCTTTAGGGGACAATTGCCATCCAAGGTTACCGGTTCTACCTACGAAGTTATAACGGGTACTTGGCGGGCAGTCAGTTATGGAGTAACAATCCAAAACCTACACTGATTGATACTCAATGACCGTCCATCTCAATAGCAATATCCTAATAATTGACTCTAGACGGCTTTCATGATCTTgaaaaagaccaagaaacCATTGCAATTAATCCGACCCCACTAATCTGCCCATTCTGGACATTGTCAAAAGATAAGATAAAGGAAAAAAGCCCCACCCATTCGACGCCCTTTgtcatgtcttgtcatttCACGCTGGGTCCCATCATGTCAAAACACAACGCCCTTTGCCATGTCAAGACATGCTGCTACCAAAAAATTACCAAATAATTTGATCTTTATGCGGGATACCTTCCCTAACTCGTGACGGCCCGGCCATGCTTTGACGTAAAATAAATTCATCGTATGTTTGCCGTGAGGTGATGTCTGTTATATTAACCATCCACCCCCATCTCTTCCCCCTGGGcttccattcttcttctactttcACCGGAATATTTA
This is a stretch of genomic DNA from Fusarium pseudograminearum CS3096 chromosome 4, whole genome shotgun sequence. It encodes these proteins:
- the NPS10 gene encoding NPS10; protein product: MAIIDVNKDLAALFEQQASATPDAVALEDDKRSLTYAELDRETWALAERLRDYGVGRDDLVGVLMGRSADYVIAALATLRAGGAFLVLEVAYPSGLLRDVIEDAKPTVILTQLEHSSNLTSETPVIVVDSPDKQARGESSPHLTERRSLPEDDDVERLLFVSYSSGTTGKPKGIMNPHRAAIRSYDLRFAVNDLQPGDRVACNVFFIWEMLRPLIRGATTVAIPDHASYDPVALVELLSSKRITDTLMTPTLLATVLSQHPKLGQKLPQLRSLWLNGEVVSTDLVRRAVDALPETRLLNVYSACETHEVAVGDIKTFVDYDTQVCPVGLPTDPEHTYVLDEAGNRVESGVSGELYVGGSLLARGYLNLPETTAKAFQMDPFAGDKDARMYRTGDLARILPNGLLEITGRVGGMIKTRGYTVQPSAVESAIRKHLAVRDCAVVAHGEGLERQIVAYIVREKSESRDRTIPLIDDYGYSPVARRALTDHLAHYMIPTIWVEVDELPTHGVSGKTDLKALPVPPSPRSPRPVPKKEQNIKVKTETVLQLWAASLNMPVNVITPKHDFFDLGGHSLALADLAGRLTKTFGFPVPLAPLAGTPTLEGHVAAIKAARDGHTAAVQADLPAVLRADSILPDDIQGNGTPMRALKDAETILLTGVTGYLGAFLLKTLVDSTDAQIICLVRFPEPVEDCAPAGMARIRKNLIDLGLWEDYLLERIEILPGTLTRKRLGLSPEVFDELSTRVQVIVHAAATVNLVYPYAALRNANVSGTREILRLAGRSGATVHHVSTNGVLPPSHTGWCENTVIDVDDVPDKLLDGYGQTKWVAEKLVDEASRRGIPVRVYRPGTISGHSVSGSTNAWDLINAIIVESLQLGRAPDVEGWYVEMTPADFVSDAIVTLANHTGDTEQTLYHLGDPAPVPSKDLFSTLDKLGYPTEPIAWDEWVALWWEKRGNKKTGNDPFTVDILRGGMPSVEVLKSVIVLKDGKTQPTLDKYNVPRPKMNEGLLEIYMRHFYARGWLSRPPRRGQVNGCAKKVRKGRLVGKVAVVTGASSGIGAAVAAGLAKEGAHVAVAARRTEALEGVKKKISVYGGKVLIHKTDVTNKAQVESLMKEASEQLGPVDILVSCAGVMYFTMMANNQTDEWERTVDVNCKGLLHALSSTVPGMLSRGSGHIVAISSDAGRKVFPGLGVYSASKFFVEATLQALRVETAGSGLRVTAVQPGNVATDLLGMSTDQEALKKYGEPTGAEVLKPEEVASAIVYAVCQPPHVAVNEVLIEPRDEPI